A window of [Clostridium] innocuum genomic DNA:
ATGCTGGATATCAATTACGGGAACTATCCGTATGTGACAAGCTCCTCTCCAACCTCCGCCGGTGTTTGTACCGGTGCCGGAGTTTCACCAAAGAAGCTGGATGTCATCATCGGTATCGCGAAAGCATATTCCACAAGAGTCGGAGAGGGACCGTTTGTGAGTGAGCTGTTCGACGATATGGGTGCGTGGCTGCGTGAACAGGGACATGAGTTTGGGGCAACCACCGGACGTCCGAGACGCTGTGGCTGGCTGGATGTGAATGTGGTGCGTCATGCGGCTATGATCAACGGATTGAGCGATCTGGTTATCACCAAGCTGGATATTCTGAGCGGCCTGAAGAAAATACGCATGTGTGTAGCTTACGATATTGACGGTGTCCGCTATGATTATATCCCGAGCAGCATGGAAGAGCTGCAGAGGGCAAAACCGATTTATGAAGAGTTTGACGGCTGGCAGGAGGATATTTCTACGATGAAGACCTACGAGGAGCTGCCTGAAAACTGCAAAATCTATCTGCGTCGTATCGAAGAGCTGTGCAATACGCGAATTTCTATGATTTCTGTCGGTCCGGAACGCAACTGCAACATTTATCTTCATGAAATGCTGAAATAGTTGACAACAGCACATCACTTTTGTAATATAATACTGGTATCGGAACAAAGGCGTTCTACAGGCGGAAAACGTAGCTTTTCCAGATTTGTAGACGCCTTTTTCCGTATAAGCGGCCAAATGCCACACAGGATAGTAAGGAGGATGCATATGGTGACAAGTGAACGTGAAATTATGGAATTCATCGAGGAATATGATGTGAAGTTTATTCGTCTGGCTTTTTTCGATTTGTTTGGCAACCAAAAAAATATATCCATCATGCCCCGGGAGCTGAAGCAGGTATTTGCCCATGGCTTGAGCTTTGATGCAAGTGCAGTTAGCGGATTTTCTCAGGGATCACAATTTACAGAGGAGCATACCTCCGATCTGTTTCTGTTTCCGGATATCTCCACACTGACCATTCTTCCATGGCGTCCGCAGATTGGGCGTGTTGTCCGAATGTATTGTGAGATACGTTATCCTGATGGGAGTGCATATGCTCTGGATACACGCTCTCTGCTGAAACGTATGATGAAGCAGGTAGGCGAGAAGGGAATGCAGATTATGGCAGGCACGGAATGCGAGTTTTACCTGTTTGAGCGAGATGAAAACGGAAAGCCGACAACGATTCCCTATGATGAGGCCGGCTATTGTGATATTGCGCCACTGGATAAGGGTGAGAATGTCCGACGGGAAATCTGCCTTGATCTGGAGGAGATGGGCATTCATCCCGAAAGCTCGCATCATGAGCAGGGACCCGGGCAAAATGAAATCGACTTCCGTTTTGACGAGGTTATGCCCTGTGCTGATAATCTGATGACCTTTCGCAATGTCGTGGACATGGTTGCTCTCTCCAGCGGTCTGAAAGCAAATTTTCACCCAAAACCGCTGCAGCAGCAGCCGGGAAACGGTCTGCATATCAATCTGTCCCTGTTTCGAAACGGCGAAAATCTGTTTGCACAGGAGCAGGGCCGCTACATGGAGGCTTTTCTGTCCGGGATACTACGTCGTATCCGGGAAATCACCCTGTTCTTAAATCCGGAAACAGAATCCTATCTGCGTCTGGGAGAGGATAAGGCGCCCAAATATATATGCTATTCCCGCAGCAACCGTTCCGCACTGATTCGGATACCGGCAGCGAATGAGCATCGCACACGCATTGAGGTACGCAGTCCCGATCCCTCCTGCAATCCCTATTTGGCACTGGCACTGCTTATCGCCGCAGGTATGGAGGGCATCGAGGATGGATTAACGGCGAAAGAGTTTCATGGAAATGTCTATCTGCATCATGAGGGTCTACAGGAACTGCCCAGTTCACTGCAGGAGGCTCTGCAGCTAGCTCAAAACAGCAGCTTCACAAAGCGTGTTTTGGGAGAGGAACTGCTGCAGGGCTTTCTAAACGCGAAGATCAAACAGCTACGCATGTAAGAAAGGGGGACTGGTCATGTTACATGTGCTTCTCGTCAGTACGAGTGAGAAAACCACAGGAATTCTAAAGGAATATCTGAATATGGAGGACTGTATGAATATCACAGCCTGTAAAACGGCCTCTAGGGCACGTAGAACGGCTCTGGAAACAGCCTTCGACATGATCATCATCAATTACCCGCTTGCGGATGAACGTGAATATGAGCTGCCGCAGGATCTGGCAGAAAAAAGTGATGCCTCTATCATGCTTATGGTACCGGCTGAGGTCTATGATATCATTGCGGATCGCATGGAAAAAGCCGGTATTTATGTGTTGTTAAAGCCGGTTAATAAAACAGTACTGCTCTGTGTCTTACGCTTTGCCATTGTCACGCAGAAGCGCATCCGCGCCATGCGTATGAGAAATCGCTCACTGAAGGACAGACTGAGTGAAATTAAAGTTATCAATCAGGCAAAATGCCTGCTTATGGAACATGAGCAGCTAAGTGAAGCACAGGCACACCGGTATCTGGAAAAGCGAGCTATGGATTCGCAGATGAGCCGACTGCAGGTGGCGGAGCAGCTGTTGAAAAAATATCAGCTGCCCTGACTGTAAGGAAAGTGATGCAAAAACTGCCTTACGTTTTCTGCATATGTAGGAAACTGCAGTATTGGAATGAAAGGAAACAATAGAAAAAAGGAAGGTCATATATGAGTAAATTTATATTTGTAAGCGGCGGTGTTGTGTCCGGTCTGGGGAAGGGCATCAGTGCAGCATCCCTGGGACGATTGCTGAAAGCAAGAGGTCTGAAGGTCAGTGCAATGAAGCTGGACCCCTATATCAATATCGACCCGGGGACGATGAGTCCCTACCAGCATGGCGAGGTATTTGTGACGGAGGATGGAAGTGAAACCGATCTTGATCTCGGTCATTATGAGCGTTTCATTGATGAGAATCTGAATCGCTACTCGAATGTGACCACCGGAAAAGTATACTGGAACGTCTTAAACAAGGAGCGGGAAGGGAAATATCTGGGGGAAACCGTACAGGTTATTCCGCATATCACCAATGAAATCAAGGATTTTATTTATAAGGCACAGGAGGAAAGCGGTGCGGATATCATGATTTGTGAAATCGGAGGTACCACCGGGGATATTGAAAGTCTGCCTTTTCTGGAAGCAATCCGTCAGGTTGCACAGGATAAGGGAAGAGAAAACTGTCTCTTTCTTCATGTAACACTGATTCCATATCTCGAAAGCAGCGGGGAGCATAAGTCAAAGCCGGCTCAGCACTCTGTCAACCAGCTGCAATCCTATGGTATCTTTCCGGATATCATCATAGCGCGCTGCAGCCGCCCGTTGGAGGAGGGGATTCGTGATAAGCTTTCCCTGTTTTGCAATATACCCAAGGAGTGTGTATTCGAAAACAGAACGATGCCTTCTCTGTACGAGGTACCCTACATGCTGCAAAAGCAGGGGCTGGATGATGTCGTTTGTAGAAAATTCCATATCGATGCACCACAGGCGGATCTGCACTCCTGGAGTACGCTCATGGAGCATGCAGAGGATGTAACGGAAACGGTAACAATTGCTTTAATTGGAAAATATGTTCGCCTGCATGATGCCTATCTGTCTGTGGTAGAAGCGCTGTATCATGCGGGATTGAAAAACAATATAAAGGTACATATCAAATGGATCGATTCAGAGAATATTACGGAAGGCAGTATCCGAGAGCTGCTGCAGGATTGCAGCGGCATTCTGATACCGGGAGGCTTTGGTACGCGCGGAATTGAAGGAAAAATACGGGCAGCCACCTATGCCAGAGAGCACAATATACCTTATCTGGGTATCTGTCTGGGAATGCAGATAGCCACAATCGCCTTTGCACGAAGCGTACTGGGCTACAGCGACGCCAACTCCTATGAATTTCAGCCGGAAAGCAGCCATTTGATCATTCATTATATGGCAGATCAAAGCGATGAACAGGATATGGGAGGAACCATGCGTTTAGGCGCATATCCATCCAGAATCAAGGAAGGGACGCAGCTGTATCGCGCCTACCGGACAACGGAAATTTCAGAGCGTCACCGTCACCGCTATGAATTTAATAATCAGTTCCGTGAGGAATTTATACAAAACGGCATGGATATCACAGCAACCTCACAGGACGGTTCTCTGGTGGAAGCTGTGGAGTGTGTCAACAATGATTTCTATGTCGGGGTGCAGTTTCATCCGGAATTCAAAAGCAGACCAAATCGTCCGCATCCGCTGTTTACCGATTTCATTGCCTACTCCAAGGCTAACAGAAAGTAGCTGACTACGGTGCTGCGCATTACCGCCGTAAGAATAGAAAAAGACTCTGATTTTT
This region includes:
- a CDS encoding glutamine synthetase, which gives rise to MVTSEREIMEFIEEYDVKFIRLAFFDLFGNQKNISIMPRELKQVFAHGLSFDASAVSGFSQGSQFTEEHTSDLFLFPDISTLTILPWRPQIGRVVRMYCEIRYPDGSAYALDTRSLLKRMMKQVGEKGMQIMAGTECEFYLFERDENGKPTTIPYDEAGYCDIAPLDKGENVRREICLDLEEMGIHPESSHHEQGPGQNEIDFRFDEVMPCADNLMTFRNVVDMVALSSGLKANFHPKPLQQQPGNGLHINLSLFRNGENLFAQEQGRYMEAFLSGILRRIREITLFLNPETESYLRLGEDKAPKYICYSRSNRSALIRIPAANEHRTRIEVRSPDPSCNPYLALALLIAAGMEGIEDGLTAKEFHGNVYLHHEGLQELPSSLQEALQLAQNSSFTKRVLGEELLQGFLNAKIKQLRM
- a CDS encoding ANTAR domain-containing protein is translated as MLHVLLVSTSEKTTGILKEYLNMEDCMNITACKTASRARRTALETAFDMIIINYPLADEREYELPQDLAEKSDASIMLMVPAEVYDIIADRMEKAGIYVLLKPVNKTVLLCVLRFAIVTQKRIRAMRMRNRSLKDRLSEIKVINQAKCLLMEHEQLSEAQAHRYLEKRAMDSQMSRLQVAEQLLKKYQLP
- a CDS encoding CTP synthase — encoded protein: MSKFIFVSGGVVSGLGKGISAASLGRLLKARGLKVSAMKLDPYINIDPGTMSPYQHGEVFVTEDGSETDLDLGHYERFIDENLNRYSNVTTGKVYWNVLNKEREGKYLGETVQVIPHITNEIKDFIYKAQEESGADIMICEIGGTTGDIESLPFLEAIRQVAQDKGRENCLFLHVTLIPYLESSGEHKSKPAQHSVNQLQSYGIFPDIIIARCSRPLEEGIRDKLSLFCNIPKECVFENRTMPSLYEVPYMLQKQGLDDVVCRKFHIDAPQADLHSWSTLMEHAEDVTETVTIALIGKYVRLHDAYLSVVEALYHAGLKNNIKVHIKWIDSENITEGSIRELLQDCSGILIPGGFGTRGIEGKIRAATYAREHNIPYLGICLGMQIATIAFARSVLGYSDANSYEFQPESSHLIIHYMADQSDEQDMGGTMRLGAYPSRIKEGTQLYRAYRTTEISERHRHRYEFNNQFREEFIQNGMDITATSQDGSLVEAVECVNNDFYVGVQFHPEFKSRPNRPHPLFTDFIAYSKANRK